A genomic region of Thermodesulfobium narugense DSM 14796 contains the following coding sequences:
- the rpmH gene encoding 50S ribosomal protein L34: MSKRTYQPKVRKKFRVHGFLSRMSTKAGRKVIKARRMKGRHKLTVSA, encoded by the coding sequence ATGTCAAAAAGAACTTATCAACCAAAAGTTAGAAAAAAGTTTAGAGTACACGGTTTTCTTAGCAGAATGAGTACTAAGGCAGGTAGAAAGGTTATTAAGGCGAGAAGAATGAAAGGTAGACATAAACTTACTGTTAGTGCTTAG